ATGACTATAGCAGGAAATACGTCTATGCTTCATTTTTTATTAGGACTAAATGCCATATCACTTGGTAAATATCCATATAAATCATTAGTCGAAAATTCTGTTATAGAAACTTTTGAAAACATTGGATTTAAAAATTTGGTTAGTGGGAAAGTATATATATTGCCACCTATAAGGGGCTTCATTGGTTCAGATATAAGTGCAGGTATATTAATTTCAAATTTGAATCAGAAAGAGCATACTACCTTATTTATAGATATAGGAACCAATGGAGAAATGGTTCTAAAGACCAATGAGAAGATGGTTTGCTGTTCATGTGCAGCAGGACCTGCTTTTGAGGGGGCAAATATCTCATGCGGTATGAGGGCTGAAGATGGAGCTATAGAATTTTTGGAAATAAATAACGATGGAACAATAGAATCTAAAACCATAGGAGACAAAGTAGCTGTAGGAATTTGTGGAAGTGCTATATTAGATGTTTTGGGAGAGCTATCTAAGTCTAAGCTTATTGGAAAAACGGGAAGGCTAAAAAAGCCAGATTTGTTAAGCGAAGATATGAAAGATTTAGTTGGAGAGCATGATAGCAAAAGATATTTTGAAATAAAACGAGATGATAGAAATTTTAGATTATATCAGAGTGATTTGAGGCAAATACAGCTTGCTAAAGGAGCGATTAGATCAGGTATAGAAGCTATGCTATTGTATTTGAACATTGAAGCTATGGATGTTGGCGAAGTGATAATAGCAGGACAATTTGGAAAACATTTAAGAGCAGATAGCTTAGTAGCTTCGGGATTATTGCCAAAAGAATTCGAAGATAAAGTTACTTATATAGGAAATAGTTCTAAAGCTGGTGCTATAGCTTGTTTAGCACATGAAAAGTGGAGAGAAGATGTTGAAGACATAGTTCGAGGAATAGAATATATTGAACTGTCAAAGCTAGAAGGATATGATAGATTATTTGCAGAATGCTTGAAATTTTGATGGGAGAAGGGTTTTTATGAAAACGAAAATTATCAAAGATGAAATGACACCGAGGGAAAGAATGGAAGCTTATTGTAGTGGAAAAGAAGTTGATAGAATACCGTGCTGTCCTTTTTGTGGAGAAAGTTTTGCACCGTATTTTGGATATACTCTAGATGAATTTAATCACAAGCCAGATGTAATTGTTGATACTGTCATAAAGACATTTAAAATGTTTAGACCAGATAATTGTAGTATTGGCCCTGGGCTTCATGGACTGCCAGAAGCTATGGGAGCTGAGCTAGAATTTCCCAAATATGATATACCAAGGATTTTGAGACCAGCTATAAACGATTATAGTGAAATATCTAAACTAAAAGTTGTAGATCCGTTAAAAGATGGTAGATTGAGGTATTATATAGAGGCGCTAAAGCGAATTCAAGATGAGGTTGGAGATGAGGTGTGTGTTGGAAATACTGTAGGAGGCCCATTTACAGCAGCAGCATTTTTGGTTGGTACAGCTAAATTTTTAAAAGATATCAGAAAGCATCCAGACGAGGTAAGAAAGGTAATTGAGATAGCTACTGAAAGTACTCTAGCAATGATGGATGCTGTTATGGATATTGGGATTTCTCCAGGGATAGCAGATCCCATAGCATCTTGTACTATGATTAGTCCTAAAATTTATAGAGAATTTGTAAAACCGTATACTACTAGATGCCAAGAACACGTTGCAAAGAGAATGGGTAGCGGAAGTGTAATGCATATTTGTGGCAAGACAAAAGGCATATGGAAAGATATGGTTGATACGGGCATAACAGGATTAAGTCTTGATAATTGTGACGATATAGAGGAGCTAAAAGTGGAAGAAGGTCATAGAGTGACGCTTATTGGAAATGTAGATCCAGTTGGAGTCATAATGAAGGGTTCAAGAGAACTCATAGAACAAGAAGTAAAATCGTGTATAGATAAAGCAAAAGACAGTCCAAATGGATTTATACTAGCATCGGGTTGTGATATACCAATAGGTACAGATCCTCAAAAAGTACATGATTTTATAAATGCAGCTAGAATACATGGAAGGAATTTATAGCTATGAAATTTGAGTGTAAGCTAA
The window above is part of the Tissierellales bacterium genome. Proteins encoded here:
- a CDS encoding uroporphyrinogen decarboxylase family protein gives rise to the protein MKTKIIKDEMTPRERMEAYCSGKEVDRIPCCPFCGESFAPYFGYTLDEFNHKPDVIVDTVIKTFKMFRPDNCSIGPGLHGLPEAMGAELEFPKYDIPRILRPAINDYSEISKLKVVDPLKDGRLRYYIEALKRIQDEVGDEVCVGNTVGGPFTAAAFLVGTAKFLKDIRKHPDEVRKVIEIATESTLAMMDAVMDIGISPGIADPIASCTMISPKIYREFVKPYTTRCQEHVAKRMGSGSVMHICGKTKGIWKDMVDTGITGLSLDNCDDIEELKVEEGHRVTLIGNVDPVGVIMKGSRELIEQEVKSCIDKAKDSPNGFILASGCDIPIGTDPQKVHDFINAARIHGRNL
- a CDS encoding ASKHA domain-containing protein — its product is MIKIVFRTNEGDIEVDGSTGASILDIMRLNGVDLEAPCGGKGVCGKCRVIIESGNDNKWSEEEIKFFSKDELEYGWRLACIYRPEKNIVVNLKEDSKSEFSFLKEDIDVYEEVSPSLLSNKHLISGQPFGIAVDIGTTTVIASLFSYELGTIVEEEYAINPQKTYGLDVLSRIEYQNRGERELREIQRKIVECIDGLGYKLAKKADINIENIGAMTIAGNTSMLHFLLGLNAISLGKYPYKSLVENSVIETFENIGFKNLVSGKVYILPPIRGFIGSDISAGILISNLNQKEHTTLFIDIGTNGEMVLKTNEKMVCCSCAAGPAFEGANISCGMRAEDGAIEFLEINNDGTIESKTIGDKVAVGICGSAILDVLGELSKSKLIGKTGRLKKPDLLSEDMKDLVGEHDSKRYFEIKRDDRNFRLYQSDLRQIQLAKGAIRSGIEAMLLYLNIEAMDVGEVIIAGQFGKHLRADSLVASGLLPKEFEDKVTYIGNSSKAGAIACLAHEKWREDVEDIVRGIEYIELSKLEGYDRLFAECLKF